Genomic window (Candidatus Nitrosocosmicus franklandus):
CATAATTCCAATTTCAGCTCAACATAGGGTAAATATTGACGTATTAATAGAGTATATTGAAAAGTATATTCCCACTCCTGACAGGGTTAGTAACGATAACGGTATCATGCATATACTAAGATCATTTGATATAAACAAACCTGGAACTCCAATCAGGGCCATTAAAGGAGGTGTTTTGGGAGGAGCCCTGATTCAGGGTAAATTTGAAGTTGGAAATGAAATAGAGATTCTGCCTGGAATTTATAATGAAAGAAAGAACAAGTATGAATCGATCTTTTCTGAGATAGCTTCCTTGGCTACAGGTGCTGGATTAGTAGAAAAAGTCAGACCAGGCGGGTTGGTAGCTATAGGCTCAAAACTAGACCCTTCCTTTATCAAGAGTGATTCACTGATAGGAGCTGTTGTTGGAAAGCCAAATTCTTTACCTCCAGTAGTCGATGAAATTACCATAGACATTAATCTATTCGATACAGCAGTAGGGACTCAAGATCTGGTAAAGGTCGAGCCAATCAAGACAAGAGAGAATCTGAGGTTAAATATTGGAACCGCTGTTACTATCGGGAACGTTACAAATTCAAGAAACCAAAGAATCGAAGTAAAAATAAAAAAACCTGTTTGTTTAATGCCTAAAAGTCGGGTAGCTTTGAGCCGAAGAATTGCTGATAGATGGCGATTGATAGGTGCAGGAATAGCCGTTTAAAAAAATGGAGATTGTTTGTGATACTAGTTTTTTAATGATCTTGTGTTATGAGCCAGTCAAGAACTTGGATGCAATGGAATCGAAATTCGGAAAATTAATTTGGTTAATTCATCCAGAAACAGTTGACGAACTAATAAAGTTAGAGAAAGCTGCAGGAGTGAAAAGATCCAAGATTGCAAAATTATCCCTAAAAATTGTCAAAGATCAGATAGAAAAAGGAGATTTCAGATATTTGGAGAAAGATGATCTGAGTAAGTTTGAAAAAAGAGTTGAAAATTCTTCGGTAGACTCGGTCTTGCTAAATCTTTCTTACCTAAAGAAAAAGCCCCTTGCTACAATCGATAAAGACTTGTCAAGACGAGCTTTAAAAAAAGGAGTCGACGTCATTACCCTAAAAAATAATAAGATAATATATGTTCATTCCAAACTTGGATCAAACTTAAATCAACCCTAATCATTTTCTTTATACTATGATTGATGTTGAAGGAGTGGAAATAAGATGGAATGGACACGATGGATTTAGGTTTGATTTAAAAGATAATAAAAGGAAGATTTATGTCGATCCCTACAAGCTAATTTCAGGATACAATCACAAAAACGACGCTGATATAATTTTGATCTCACATAACCATTTTGATCATTTAAGTGTTGAAGATATAAACAAGATAATTAATAAGAATACTAGGATATATTGTGCAGAGGAATGTTTGGATTCTTTGAAAAAAAATTATCCACAAAACGATATCACCGTATTAAAACCCGGAGAGACAAGAAAGTTAGAAGATGGAATAACGATTACAAGTGTAGAATCTTACAACACAAATAAGGACTTTCACCCGAAGAAGGATGAAAAAATAGGATTCCTCATAAAAATGAACAATAATTTGACAATTTATCACACAGGGGATACGGATATTATTCCAGAAATGGAAAAAGTAGATACAGATATTTTGTTGATACCTGTTTCAGGTACATATGTAATGACGGCACAAGAAGCAATCAAGGCTACAAATGAAATAATAAAACCAAAAAAACTTGCAATACCAATGCATTATGGATCGATAGTTGGAAGTGTTAAAGATGCAGAGGAGTTCTGCAAAAATGTGAACGTTTGCAAGACTGTAATGCTAGAAATAGAATAAATAAATTCTACGCTTGTACATCTACGTCACGTCAATCTATTTTTCTACCCCTCAGTTTGTTGCGCGCGTATTCACTAATATATATATTGGGTATTTGCTTATTTGTTTATTTGGTTGGTTGCGTATATGCATAACTGCTCTTGCGTCTTGTACCCATTGTCTCATCAAATACACTAAGAATGATTAAATATCAAATAAAGTTAGAAAAATCATAATAGCGTGTAGGTAATGGCAGAAAAAAGTTTTTTTAAATCAGAGAAGAATAAAAAAATAACCAAATATCTTCTTGTAATCGCTGTACTGTGCTTGGCTTTTTCAATTGCTTTCATACTTAGAGCTTATCCGATAAAGTATGGGTTTTATCTTAATGAATTTGATCCATTTTTTGATTATAGAGCTACAGAATACATAGTAAATAATGGGATAGTAGCGTATTTTGACTGGCATGATTATAAATCATGGTATCCAGATGGCAGAGACATAGCAGGAACATCTCAGTCGGGCTTGCACCTGACGGCGGCCATTCTTTACCAAATTTTCGGACTGAACATGAAGTTAATGGATTTTACCATATGGTTTCCAGTTGTCATTGGGTCGGCGTCAACCGTATTAATATTCTTGCTAGTGCGAGTAATAACAGGTAGTACTGTTCCTGGCTTAATTTCATCTCTATTTTTTGCTGTGAGTCCAGCAATAATACAAAGAGGTAACTTGGGTTGGTTTAAGTCAGAACCATTGGGACTATTTTATGGTCTTAGTGGTACTTACCTCTTCTTATCAGCCCTAAAGGATAAAAAATACAAACATATAGTCCCAAAAGCAATTTTTGGAGGAATTTTAATAGGACTTGCAGTAACCTCATGGGGAGGATCTCAATATTTCGTAATACCGATTGGAATC
Coding sequences:
- a CDS encoding translation initiation factor IF-2 subunit gamma translates to MHWKDTLPEWYVQKYGYQPCINIGTSGHVDHGKTTLIEAITGVWTSGHSEELRRGITIKVGYADAAFYKCPNCPPPSNYSVQPKCNLCNSQAELSRVVSFVDSPGHESLMANMLSGGALMDGAILVVAANEKVPQPQTREHLLALQVLGIENIVIVQNKVDLVEKENAVENYNQIKEFVKDSVAENAPIIPISAQHRVNIDVLIEYIEKYIPTPDRVSNDNGIMHILRSFDINKPGTPIRAIKGGVLGGALIQGKFEVGNEIEILPGIYNERKNKYESIFSEIASLATGAGLVEKVRPGGLVAIGSKLDPSFIKSDSLIGAVVGKPNSLPPVVDEITIDINLFDTAVGTQDLVKVEPIKTRENLRLNIGTAVTIGNVTNSRNQRIEVKIKKPVCLMPKSRVALSRRIADRWRLIGAGIAV
- a CDS encoding MBL fold metallo-hydrolase, yielding MIDVEGVEIRWNGHDGFRFDLKDNKRKIYVDPYKLISGYNHKNDADIILISHNHFDHLSVEDINKIINKNTRIYCAEECLDSLKKNYPQNDITVLKPGETRKLEDGITITSVESYNTNKDFHPKKDEKIGFLIKMNNNLTIYHTGDTDIIPEMEKVDTDILLIPVSGTYVMTAQEAIKATNEIIKPKKLAIPMHYGSIVGSVKDAEEFCKNVNVCKTVMLEIE